The region ATTATCGATGTTGAGAGATATGATCTTTCTTCGAATCTATCCTTCTTTAATGGGTTGCTAGGAAATCTTCCAGAACAGATTATTAGAGAGCCAAATACTGATCCTAATATTCTTGCAGTCGCTATGGTCGGTAAAGAGCTTATTCCCGATAAAGCCCTAAAGTCTGTTAAAGAAATTGGAAAAACACTTGTAGGAAGGCCACAACTTATTAGTACAATTTCAGTGTCAAGTGGGATAGCCACTTATATGATACGAGAAATTTTATTAGGAAATGATCAGATACAAGGGCGGAAGGTGTTAAGGCTTGATGATATCTTCTATAAAGAATAGTATACTTTTTCTATGGAGCTATTCGTTCTATTTATTGTCTTAATAATAAGCATTGTACTAAGTCTTTTCGTTATTCATAGTAATCCTAATAGCTTTACCAATCGTTTATTTGTTATTCTTAACGCTACAATTTTCGTTTGGGCAATTATTAATAATCTATCATTACAGGCTACCAACGAAGCAACAGCATTATTATGGATGAGACTTACAACTTTTTTTGCTGTTCCACAAGCTGTTTTAGTATACCTATTAGTACAGAATTTACCGTTTGATAAACGTCTTGTCAGTAAAACTCAACTATTCCTTCTCTTATCTATATCATCGTGTACCATGCTTTTAACATTGTCTCCGTGGGTATTTAGTAATGTAGTCCTAACTCCAACAGGCTATACTCCAGTTATAGGAATGGCAATGCCGATATTTGCAAGGCTCTAGACTAGCACATTAACAATTTGTAATAGTTCATTGTAAAGGATCGATGGGGATTTGCTCCATCTCCATTCACACTCTTTCAAGTGTAATGGAAAGTTTTTCTTTACACCATTGAACTTAACGAGACGTCTTTTACAAAAGGACCAGAATGACTCTATGCCATTGATATGGACCCCTTTTGTATTTGAGAACTCATTTTTCTTGTGATTGATTCTCAAATGTTTGTCATACCCGACATCAACAAGTCCGTTGTATCCGCTCCACGAATCTGAATATACAGTACTGTTCAAGTCAATCTTTCCCTTCATAACAGCATGTAGCGTTCTTCTTTTACAGTTTGGAATGATACGAGTAAATACACGTCCTTGACGCTCATATATCCCAAATACTACCTGCTTAAATGACGTCCCACGACCTCTTTTACTTGACTTGCCTCTCATCCTTCGAGGTCCAAAGTATGATTCATCAATTTCTATCTCACCACCAACATATCGTTGCATCTGGTGCACTTGGTGATGATATATGAGTTGACGAATATTATTGTAATATTTGTTGACTGTATTGCGGTTGAGACCCAAAATACCAGAGGTCTGTGTAGCACTCAGATCGTGTGCAAAACACCATAGTATCTTTTTTCTCTTGTATTTTGATATCGGCCTATTGTTACAAACCATACCTCTAGTTTAGCACTACTCTGCTAGTCTAGAGCCTTTGCAATTACTGTTACAATAATCTCTATTCTTGCGATTACGATTTTAGTTAGAAGATTTATTCGGTCGAAGGGAAATACAAAAAATCAATTAGGATATGTCTTGTTAGGCTTAGAATTGATGCTGGGATTAATTATTGGAACGATAATCTTTCCACTAATTGTTTATGGCAGCATCTTTTTTGTGGCATTTGCACCAATGTATGCATTACTTTTCTTAACTTTCACAGCATATGCGATTGTAAAGCATCGCCTTCTTGAGGTACGCGGACTGGTTGCAAAAGCTGTAACTTATACAATTTTATTAATATTAATTGCTTCTTTTTATACGTTAACGACATATGGTGTTGTTACGTTATTTTTTCATGAGTCTATTCCGGCGAGATATCTTATACTCTTTAGCTTACTTTGTCTTTTTATTGCACTATCTTTTTCGTGGATTAAAAAAATAACTGAAAAACTCACCGACAAAGTATTCTATAGAGACCATTATGATGCAAATGATTTGCTTTGGAGTCTGAGCCGTATTATGGCATCGACACTTTTGTTGTCAGATTTAGTCAAACAAATACTGGATAAACTCCTTGAACAAATGAAAATTAATTACGGTGCTGTAGTTCTGGTAAAAAATAAATCCATTTTTTGGGTTGAAAGCGCAGGAGAAGTCTCGAAGCATCCGTTTGACAATGCCGGGGCGTACACCCTCGTTTATGATTCCTATCACACCACAAAACACAACGAGCATATCTTTATTTTTGAGGAACTTCCTGAAGGGAAAATTAAAAAGCTTTTGAGGAAACAGGACCTCACAGTGATTATTCCTCTTACGGTCAGACATGAACTGATCGGCGGCTTGATGTTGGGTCAAAAATCCTCCGGAGAAATATATTCATCCGAAGATGTCGAGGTTTTGAAAATCCTGGCTCCGGAAATCGCCGTAGCTGTCAGGAACGCCCTCTCTTATGAAGAAATTAAAAAATTCAATATTACTC is a window of Candidatus Roizmanbacteria bacterium DNA encoding:
- a CDS encoding IS1595 family transposase, which encodes MVCNNRPISKYKRKKILWCFAHDLSATQTSGILGLNRNTVNKYYNNIRQLIYHHQVHQMQRYVGGEIEIDESYFGPRRMRGKSSKRGRGTSFKQVVFGIYERQGRVFTRIIPNCKRRTLHAVMKGKIDLNSTVYSDSWSGYNGLVDVGYDKHLRINHKKNEFSNTKGVHINGIESFWSFCKRRLVKFNGVKKNFPLHLKECEWRWSKSPSILYNELLQIVNVLV
- a CDS encoding GAF domain-containing protein, producing MAFAPMYALLFLTFTAYAIVKHRLLEVRGLVAKAVTYTILLILIASFYTLTTYGVVTLFFHESIPARYLILFSLLCLFIALSFSWIKKITEKLTDKVFYRDHYDANDLLWSLSRIMASTLLLSDLVKQILDKLLEQMKINYGAVVLVKNKSIFWVESAGEVSKHPFDNAGAYTLVYDSYHTTKHNEHIFIFEELPEGKIKKLLRKQDLTVIIPLTVRHELIGGLMLGQKSSGEIYSSEDVEVLKILAPEIAVAVRNALSYEEIKKFNITLENEVDRATKRLRAANHRLKELDHLKDEFVSIASHELRTPMTAIKSYLWMAIHQPQQSIKNPLKNYLDISYNSTERLIRLVNDMLTVSRIERNKIELKKAPIDIIEVAELVHNELKITADEKSISFVFEHPKKKLIVDGDKDKLREVIQNIVGNALKFTPDKGTITIRAEEKGNLVHLSVTDTASGIPKEELPNLFKKFSKIEYSYSKHSSQPGTGLGLYISKQIVSLHNGDIKVQSEVGVGSTFTVLLPLYKGKGGENEK